The Streptomyces sp. HUAS MG91 sequence GGCGGAGAAGTTCCCCGACGAGCGCCGCAAGGGTGCCGTCGCGTACGCCCTGATGCGCACGCTCCAGATGAAGCGGCTGCGGCTGCCCAAGCCCCAGGTCAAGCGCGGAGAGCGGCCCTGAGCACGGACGCCTTCGCCGGGGACGCGCCGGGCGCCTGGCTGGAGAGGCTGGGCGGTCTGCGCAACGTCGTACGGCAGGAACTGGTGTCCCGGCAGCTCGACGAGCAGATAGCCGGGCGTTTCCCCGTCGGGCAGCGGCTGCGGGTGCTCGACGTCGGGATGGGCCAGGGCACCCAGGCGCTGCGCCTGGCGCGGGCCGGGCACAAGGTGACCGGCGTGGACCAGGACCCCGCGATGCTCGCCGTCGCGCAGACCGCGCTGGCGGCGGAGCCCGCGGGTGTGCGGGAGCGGGTGCGGTTCGTCGAGGGCAGCGGGATGGAGACGGGGGTCCACTTCCTGCCCGGCAGTTTCGACGTCGTGCTCTGTCACGGCGTCCTGATGTACGTCGACGAGCCGGACGCGCTGCTCGCGGGACTCGCGCGGATGCTGGCGCCGGGAGGTCTGCTCTCCCTGCTCGTACGGAACGCGGACGCGCTGGCGATGCGTCCGGGGCTGGCCGGTGACTGGGTCACCGCGCTCGGCGCCTTCGACTCGCTGAAGTACACCAACCGGCTCGGCCTGGACGTCCGGGCCGACCGGCTCGACGCGCTGACCGCCACGCTCGCCGGGATCGGCGCGCCGCTGCACGCCTGGTACGGGGTGCGGGTCTTCACCGACCAGGCCGGCGACGCCGCGGCGGTACCGGAGCGCGGGGAGCTGCAGACGCTGCTCGCCGCCGAGGAGCGCGCCGGGCGCACCGACCCGTACCGGCGGGTGGCCGCGCTGCTGCACCTGTGCGGGGTGCGGGGCTGATCCGGGGCTGACCTCCGGGCGCCCCTCGCGCGCCGGGGTCCGCTGTTCGGCCGCTCAGCGGGAGCGCCCACCCGGGGCGAACGTGACAATCCGGGCATGACTGCTTCTTCGCGTACGCGTACGCGCCTCGTGCTCCCCGTGGCCTCCGCCGTCTGCTCGGCGGCGCTCGTCGGAGGCTGCTCCGACTCCGGCTCCTCGAACGCCGCGGCGTCGGGGGACGGCTCCACGACACAGGCCGCCGCGGCCTCGGGCGGCAACGATCTGCAGGACGCGTACCAAAACGTCATCAAGGACGTCCTGCCGTCCGTGGTCCAGGTGCAGGCCTCGGCCGACCTCGGTTCCGGTGTCGTCTACGACGACAAGGGGCACATCGTGACCAACGCCCATGTGGTCGGCGAGGAGAAGACGTTCAAGGTGACGACGTCGACGAGCGAGGACGAACTGTCGGCGAAGCTCGTCG is a genomic window containing:
- a CDS encoding methyltransferase domain-containing protein, whose translation is MSRQLDEQIAGRFPVGQRLRVLDVGMGQGTQALRLARAGHKVTGVDQDPAMLAVAQTALAAEPAGVRERVRFVEGSGMETGVHFLPGSFDVVLCHGVLMYVDEPDALLAGLARMLAPGGLLSLLVRNADALAMRPGLAGDWVTALGAFDSLKYTNRLGLDVRADRLDALTATLAGIGAPLHAWYGVRVFTDQAGDAAAVPERGELQTLLAAEERAGRTDPYRRVAALLHLCGVRG